Proteins encoded within one genomic window of Cucumis sativus cultivar 9930 chromosome 3, Cucumber_9930_V3, whole genome shotgun sequence:
- the LOC101212837 gene encoding uncharacterized protein LOC101212837 isoform X1: protein MEVVGSVKLFLASPANTVSGLVYSPSSYSSLFSPKKKKKKKKLLVVSKSKKQPQTSSAGSDPPPRITSNLKQNLQFLRLWKDFQKRKSGVPKPATSYRRKKVEKEDLPEDTELYRDPTLALYHTNQGIDNVFPVLLVDGYNVCGYWVKLKKHFMNGRLDVARQKLIDELITFSMLREVKVVVVFDAMLSGLPTHKENFAGIDVVYSGESCADTWIETEVVALKEDGCPKVWVVTSDVCHQHAAHGAGAFIWSCKALVSEINASKKEVEMMLQEHRSTSFQGKLLKHNLDSEVVNALNDLKRKLNESEPK, encoded by the exons ATGGAGGTGGTCGGTTCAGTCAAACTCTTTTTAGCTTCACCGGCGAACACGGTTTCAGGCTTAGTTTACTCTCCCTCCTCTTATTCTTCCTTATTTTCtcccaagaagaagaagaagaagaagaagctgcTTGTTGTGTCAAAGAGCAAAAAGCAGCCTCAAACTTCATCG GCTGGTTCGGATCCTCCTCCGAGAATTACGTCAAATCTGAAGCAGAATTTGCAGTTTCTGAGATTGTGGAAG GattttcaaaagagaaaatctGGCGTACCTAAGCCTGCTACTAGTTACCGGAGGAAGAAGGTTGAGAAGGAGGACCTCCCAGAAGATACGGAGCTTTATCGTGATCCCACATTGGCTCTTTACCA TACAAACCAGGGCATAGACAATGTATTCCCTGTCTTGCTGGTTGATGGATATAATGTGTGTGGCTACTGGGTGAAACTGAAGAAACATTTTATGAATGGGAGACTTGATGTAGCTCGCCAAAAGCTAATTGACGAGCTTATTACGTTCAGTATGCTGAGAG AGGTCAAAGTGGTAGTTGTATTTGATGCGATGCTGTCTGGACTCCCAACACACAAGGAAAACTTTGCCGG AATTGACGTGGTTTATTCAGGTGAATCGTGTGCAGATACATGGATTGAAACAGAG GTTGTAGCCCTGAAGGAGGATGGATGTCCCAAAGTTTGGGTAGTGACTTCTGATGTCTGTCATCAGCATGCAGCCCATGGAGCA GGAGCCTTTATTTGGAGTTGCAAGGCATTAGTTTCCGAG ATTAATGCATCGAAAAAGGAGGTTGAAATGATGTTGCAAGAACACAG ATCAACATCTTTCCAAGGGAAATTGTTAAAGCATAATCTCGATTCAGAAGTTGTCAATGCTCTCAATGATCTGAAAAGGAAGCTAAACGAAAGTGAACCAAAGTAG
- the LOC101212837 gene encoding uncharacterized protein LOC101212837 isoform X2: MEVVGSVKLFLASPANTVSGLVYSPSSYSSLFSPKKKKKKKKLLVVSKSKKQPQTSSAGSDPPPRITSNLKQNLQFLRLWKDFQKRKSGVPKPATSYRRKKVEKEDLPEDTELYRDPTLALYHTNQGIDNVFPVLLVDGYNVCGYWVKLKKHFMNGRLDVARQKLIDELITFSMLREVKVVVVFDAMLSGLPTHKENFAGIDVVYSGESCADTWIETEVVALKEDGCPKVWVVTSDVCHQHAAHGAGAFIWSCKALVSEINASKKEVEMMLQEHRYDYSRCKFYSMY; this comes from the exons ATGGAGGTGGTCGGTTCAGTCAAACTCTTTTTAGCTTCACCGGCGAACACGGTTTCAGGCTTAGTTTACTCTCCCTCCTCTTATTCTTCCTTATTTTCtcccaagaagaagaagaagaagaagaagctgcTTGTTGTGTCAAAGAGCAAAAAGCAGCCTCAAACTTCATCG GCTGGTTCGGATCCTCCTCCGAGAATTACGTCAAATCTGAAGCAGAATTTGCAGTTTCTGAGATTGTGGAAG GattttcaaaagagaaaatctGGCGTACCTAAGCCTGCTACTAGTTACCGGAGGAAGAAGGTTGAGAAGGAGGACCTCCCAGAAGATACGGAGCTTTATCGTGATCCCACATTGGCTCTTTACCA TACAAACCAGGGCATAGACAATGTATTCCCTGTCTTGCTGGTTGATGGATATAATGTGTGTGGCTACTGGGTGAAACTGAAGAAACATTTTATGAATGGGAGACTTGATGTAGCTCGCCAAAAGCTAATTGACGAGCTTATTACGTTCAGTATGCTGAGAG AGGTCAAAGTGGTAGTTGTATTTGATGCGATGCTGTCTGGACTCCCAACACACAAGGAAAACTTTGCCGG AATTGACGTGGTTTATTCAGGTGAATCGTGTGCAGATACATGGATTGAAACAGAG GTTGTAGCCCTGAAGGAGGATGGATGTCCCAAAGTTTGGGTAGTGACTTCTGATGTCTGTCATCAGCATGCAGCCCATGGAGCA GGAGCCTTTATTTGGAGTTGCAAGGCATTAGTTTCCGAG ATTAATGCATCGAAAAAGGAGGTTGAAATGATGTTGCAAGAACACAGGTATGACTATTCCAGATGCAAATTTTACAGTATGTATTGA